AAAGCTTTTTATTGCACTTTGGGTTTTTTAAGCAGTAAAAAACCCAAACAATCTATTAAAAAAAGCCGATAGAATGGGCTCTTTGAAATATATTGATTAGAATTTGCATTTTTTATTTTTGCTTAAAGTACTTACAAGTGCTTAAAATAGGTAACATTGTAATTAAAAAACCATTAAAAAAACCGAAAGAAAATTTTTTAACCTTAAGAGATTTTGGGCAAATTTAGGCATTTTTTAAGCAAAAATAATTCTTAAATAGATTTTTTAGCTTAAATGAAAATATGAATTTCAACTTTTTACTATGTTTTAATACCGATATTATCGTGCTTTGAAGCGTTTTAAGTATTTCTATACACGCACCTAGAAATTTAAAAAACCGAGAAATAGAGTTATGTAAAAGCCGTATTTTGGCTATTTTACTTTTTTACAATAGCTAAAAAATAGTAAAAAAAACCATTAAAAAACCCAAGAGAATTTTATTAAGCTTTATTGAATATTTTTTAAAAACTTAAAAATAAAAATTAGTTTTATATAAATTTGACAATAGAATTTAGATAATCTGCATACCATTGCATTAATATTCTGTTTTGCTCTAGTGTAGCCGTTCGTCTTTCGTAGGCGTATTTTACGGCGTTTGGTTCTGTGTGGGCTAGTGCGTTTTCTATTGTCTTTTCGCTTATACCTAGTCTTGCAAGCTCTGTAAAATGCAAGGAACAAATCGTCTTAAATGTGGCTCTAAATCCGTGAGCGCAAGCCCTTGAGTGATATTTGTCTTTTGATCCTAAATTTCTTATAGCCTTGCTTATACTATCTCTGCTTATATGCCCTGTCTTTGTAACAGCAGGAAATACAAAATCGCTTTGTATCGGCGTATATTGTCTTTGTTCCAGTAGTATTGATAAGGCTTGTTTGCTGAGGGCAATTTGGTGGGCGTGCCGCATTTTCATCTCAAGCGGTGGTATGCTCCAAATTTCTGTTTTTAAATTTATGTGCTCCCACTTCATATTTGCCGTGTTTGATGGTCGATTTACGCATAAAATTTGAAGCATTAGAGCTCTTTTGGTTTGTAGATCCATTCTACTATCATCTCTTAGATCTGTCAAAAACTCTTTTAAATCAGTTTCACTGGTAATTGCTGGATATCTTGTATCTATGCCGTTTCTAAGGCTAAAGTTATTAGACGTTGGGAATTCATCGTGTAAAGCCTTGCAAGGATTGTAGTCTATATATCTATCCTTAATGGCATTTTCGTAGAGTGAATTTAACGTATTGATTATTCGGTGTATCGTTTCCAGTCTTGACTTTTTTGGATTGTGTGGATTAAAAAGCGGCATTAATATATTTTTTAGATCATTAAATTTAATATCCTTTATATCGATATTTCCAAATTTAGGCAGTATATAGGTTTTCATTCTAGATTTGACTTTATCCAAATATGTCTTATCCAGCTGATCTATCTTCTCTTTTTTGTCGATATATTTTTCAAAGAGCGCGGTCAGTTGATACTTATCTTTTGACCTTACAAAACCATTTTCAAATTTCTTGATAAGCTCCATAGCATCTCTTCTAGCCTCTGCAACGCTGTAAATGCCATCTCTAAATTCTTTTAATTTAAAATGATTTATGTTTTTGTATTGTATAACAAATATCTTCAAGCCACTTGGATAGACTTTTATGTATAGCTCTTTTGGATTGCCTACTGCTTTTTTGTATATTTTATTGGTTGGCAATAAACCCCTAATGTCTTTATCGTATAAATTTGCTGTTGATATTTTTGGCATTTTTACCCTCTAAAAAATAAAATTACCTTTATAAGATATGAATTACCTTATAAATAACCTTAATGATTTGGAAGCAATTGTATAGTAAAAAGAATTAAAAAGAAGTAAACGATGAGTTTTAGCCCTAAAAATCGGAATTAAAAGGAAGTAAAAGTAATTAAATGGAAGTAGCTGTAATCAAAGAAAAGATATAATGGTGGGTTTACCAGGACTCGAACCTGGGACCATCCGGTTATGAGCCGGATGCTCTAACCAACTGAGCTATAAACCCACTGGAATTTAAGTTGGAATTATATATCTTTTTTACTTAATAAATACTTAACTCCAGCTTCTTTTCGTTAAAGCTTATTTTCGCTTCTTTGCTTCATTTTATCGAATTCTTCATCTATCACAGATAAATTTGGCTCACGTGACATTTTTTTTATCATATTGTTATATTTATTTACAATAGCTATAGTCGTACAAGCAAATATAAATCCAGGAAGAAGCTCATAAACTACATCGCTAAGACCAAAAATTATCCACAATAATACAGTTACGCCACCAACCACCATACCGCAAAGCGCAGAAAGTGCGCTCATATGACGAGAGTATAAACTAAACAAAAGTACCGGACCAAAACTAGCTCCAAATCCAGCCCACGCATTTCCCACTACTCCAAGAACAGTATCAGTAGAATTAAACGCTATA
The sequence above is a segment of the Campylobacter hyointestinalis subsp. lawsonii genome. Coding sequences within it:
- a CDS encoding tyrosine-type recombinase/integrase encodes the protein MPKISTANLYDKDIRGLLPTNKIYKKAVGNPKELYIKVYPSGLKIFVIQYKNINHFKLKEFRDGIYSVAEARRDAMELIKKFENGFVRSKDKYQLTALFEKYIDKKEKIDQLDKTYLDKVKSRMKTYILPKFGNIDIKDIKFNDLKNILMPLFNPHNPKKSRLETIHRIINTLNSLYENAIKDRYIDYNPCKALHDEFPTSNNFSLRNGIDTRYPAITSETDLKEFLTDLRDDSRMDLQTKRALMLQILCVNRPSNTANMKWEHINLKTEIWSIPPLEMKMRHAHQIALSKQALSILLEQRQYTPIQSDFVFPAVTKTGHISRDSISKAIRNLGSKDKYHSRACAHGFRATFKTICSLHFTELARLGISEKTIENALAHTEPNAVKYAYERRTATLEQNRILMQWYADYLNSIVKFI